One segment of Solanum lycopersicum chromosome 1, SLM_r2.1 DNA contains the following:
- the LOC109119547 gene encoding uncharacterized protein — MDSLDTDLHRDVIEQVRMIHYRLLTAQNRQKSYEDRRVRDSVFIEGDHVWLRVAYKLALPPSLSAVHPVFHVSMLQKYIPDESHVISLDFMEEGHDMTYEEDPIAILDTQQGKLRTKENASLKVQWKHRSVGEAIWET, encoded by the exons atggactctttggatacagacttgcATAGAGATGTTATAGAgcaagtccgtatgattcaCTATAGACTATTGACAGCTCAGAATCGACAGAAGAGTTATGAAGACCGGAGAGTTAGAGACTCAGTGTTTAttgagggtgatcatgtttggctccga GTAGCTTATAAGTTGGCattgccacctagtttgtctgcagttcatcctgttttccatgtaTCTATGCTTCAGAAGTATATTCCagatgaatctcatgtgatttcactTGATTTTATGGAGGAGGGTCACGACATGACATATGAGGAGGATCCTATAGCTATATTAGATACACAACAAggaaagcttaggaccaaggagAATGCTTCACTGAAGGTGCAGTGGAAACACCGTTCAGTAGGAGAGGCAATTTGGGAGACATAG